A window of Methylomonas sp. 11b genomic DNA:
GCCAATCTCTACTCGCTCATCGAAACCTGCAAAGCCAACGACATCGAGCCTTACGCCTATCTGGTGGCATTGTTCCGTCAGCTGCCCCTGGCAAAAACCGTCGATGACTTCGAAGCATTACTGCCCTGGCGTCTCGCCAATCCAACGGCCTAACCAAATTCATACGGCTTTGTAGAAAAATTCAATAGCGTGGTTTAAAGGGCGCTTACTGTCATTCAACCCAACCCAACCTACCACTCTAAACCTCCTTTCGTTAATTCACCCGTTTACAGTGACCGGCAAAACTACGGTTATTATCGTCCGATATGATCGACTATTGGAAAAGACTGGTTTCCAGCTTGCCCTGCGTGTCGGATGACTCCACCCAACCCCCACCCAAAGCCTTGTATACGGCGGTCAACGCGGTAGCCGTGGCGGTTTCGCTTTGCGCCAATTGGCTTTGATCCTGTAATAAACGCAGTTCGCTATCCAGTACGGTCAGAAAGTCCGCTATGCCTTCCTGATAACGCAGATGTGCCAGTTCCGAGGCTTTCTCGCTGGCCTGCGCTGCCGCCAGCAAAGAACTGCGGCGGGCGCGTTCTTGCCTATAGTTGACCAGGGCGTTTTCGGTTTCTTCCAGGGCATTGAGTACGGTTTGTTCGTACTGCGCCAGACTGGCTTCGGCGCGGGCGTCGGCGGCTTTGATGCGGGCGTAAACCCGGCCTAAATCAAACGCCGCCCAGCTGATTTTGGGGCCCACCGAATACGATTCCGATCCCGGTGCGACCAGACCGGACAAGGTGCTGGCTTCCAGTGAAAGACTGCCGACGAAAGTGACGCGAGGAAATAGATCAGCAGTGGCGACACCGATTCTGGCGGTGGCGGCGGCCAAGCTGCGTTCGGCGACGCGAATATCCGGCCGGCGGCGCAGGAGTTGTTCCGGGTTGCCAATCTGGATGGCATCCGGAGCTTTTGGTAAGGGTGCTGACTGCACTAAGGTTGTGGTCAAGGCGTCCGGCATTTGCCCAGTCAATACGCTGAGTCTATGGATGGCTTGCGCTATCGCGCTTTCCAGACGGGGAATCCCGGCTTTGGTGCTTTCCAGCTGCGCCAGCGCTCTGGAGGTGTCCAGTTCGGTGCCGCGACCGTTTTCCAGTTTGACCTGGGTCAGTTCCAGGGTTTGGGCCTGGTTGTCGGCATTTTTTTGCGCGACGGCCAACTGGTTTTGCAGGCCGCGCAATTCAAAATAATTCCGGGCTGCTTCGGCAATTAGACTGACGCCAATGTCGCGCAGGCTGGCTTGTTGAGCTTCGACTTCGTCGTTGCTGGCCTCGACATTGCGCCGCACGCGACCGAAGAAATCAATCTCCCAGGAGGCATCGAAGCCGGTGTTGTACAGCTTCAATTCACGTGGAAACACCGCGCGATTATTAAAGGCGCCAACGCTGCGCTTTTGCTCGGTGTAATTGGCATGCGAGGTGACGGTGGGTAACAGGTTCAGCCCGGTTTCCAGATACAAGGCACGCGCTTCAGCCAGGTTGGCGCGGGCGGCTTTTAGCTCGTAGTTGTGGCTGATCGTGCTATCGATCAAGGCGCTCAATTGCGGATCGTTGAACAGCTTCCACCATTGCTCCTCGATGCCGTGATCGGAAAAATCGGCGGCTTGGGCGTTGGCAAACGCTGTTGGTAGCTCGGCAGTAGCCGGTGTTTCATAATCCGGGCCGACCGCACAACCGGTCAGCAGTATGCCGATGAGGCCGACAGCATAGAGGGTGTCAATCCGGCGTTTATTAATCCAACCCTTATATATCGTCGCTCCCGCGAATGCTGGAGCCCAGCGGACATACTGGATTCCCGCATTCGCGGGAATGACGTATCCAAAGAATTTTAGGGCCCGGTTAATACATAGGTGCTGACTCATTTGGGGGCATCCATTGAAGGTTGATGAGTAGTTAGAACGGTGGCCTTGGGGCGCAGGCGTTGGGCGATGGCTTGTACCACCACATAAAACACCGGCGTTAGTAACAAGCCGAACACGGTGACGCCGATCATGCCGCTAAACACTGCGGTGCCCAGCAGGCGCCGGGATTCGGCGCCGGCACCTTGGGCAATCACCAAAGGAAACACGCCCATGATGAAGGCGAACGAAGTCATCAAGATCGGCCGCAAGCGTATGCGTGAGGCTTCCACGGCGGCTTCAAAACGGTTCAGGCCACTTTCTTGCCGTTGTTTGGCGAACTCGACGATCAAAATGGCGTTTTTACTTGCTAGCCCCACCAGTACGATGAAGCCGATTTGCGTGAAGATATTGTTGTCCATATGACTCAGCCACACCCCGGTCATCGACGACAAAATACACATCGGTACGATCAAAATCACCGCAAACGGCAAGGACCAGCTTTCGTATTGTGCGGCCAGAGCCAGGAAGACGAAGATCACGCTAAGTGGAAACACCAGCATCGCTACATTGCCGGCCAATACCTGTTGCAAACTCAGTTCGGTCCATTCGAAATCAAACCCCGGTGG
This region includes:
- a CDS encoding efflux transporter outer membrane subunit, yielding MSQHLCINRALKFFGYVIPANAGIQYVRWAPAFAGATIYKGWINKRRIDTLYAVGLIGILLTGCAVGPDYETPATAELPTAFANAQAADFSDHGIEEQWWKLFNDPQLSALIDSTISHNYELKAARANLAEARALYLETGLNLLPTVTSHANYTEQKRSVGAFNNRAVFPRELKLYNTGFDASWEIDFFGRVRRNVEASNDEVEAQQASLRDIGVSLIAEAARNYFELRGLQNQLAVAQKNADNQAQTLELTQVKLENGRGTELDTSRALAQLESTKAGIPRLESAIAQAIHRLSVLTGQMPDALTTTLVQSAPLPKAPDAIQIGNPEQLLRRRPDIRVAERSLAAATARIGVATADLFPRVTFVGSLSLEASTLSGLVAPGSESYSVGPKISWAAFDLGRVYARIKAADARAEASLAQYEQTVLNALEETENALVNYRQERARRSSLLAAAQASEKASELAHLRYQEGIADFLTVLDSELRLLQDQSQLAQSETATATALTAVYKALGGGWVESSDTQGKLETSLFQ